The following are encoded in a window of Maridesulfovibrio ferrireducens genomic DNA:
- a CDS encoding sulfide/dihydroorotate dehydrogenase-like FAD/NAD-binding protein, whose amino-acid sequence MSNKILQKKALIPGQTSLLVIDAPQIAKKAKPGNFVILRIHDKGERVPLTIADTDPEAGTITIVYLVVGKSSALLETLKEGDTILDVCGPLGKPTHIEKCGTVICVGGGTGIAAMHHIAKGHHRAGNHVVAIVGARSKDLLLFCDELGGFCPELLIATDDGSTGHKGFVTEVLRDRLEKDKNVTEVVAIGPVPMMEAVAKVTKPFGVRTVVSLNSIMVDGVGMCGACRCNVGGETRFACVDGPEFDGHKVDFNELRMRLAQYKNQENESMDLFRSEHGK is encoded by the coding sequence ATGAGCAACAAAATTCTTCAGAAAAAGGCATTGATCCCCGGACAAACAAGTCTGCTGGTTATTGATGCACCTCAAATTGCCAAAAAGGCAAAACCGGGAAATTTCGTCATTCTTCGTATCCATGACAAAGGGGAACGCGTTCCTCTTACTATCGCCGATACGGACCCGGAAGCCGGAACTATCACCATTGTTTACCTTGTCGTAGGTAAAAGTTCGGCTCTTCTTGAAACATTAAAAGAAGGCGACACCATCCTTGATGTCTGCGGACCTCTCGGAAAGCCCACTCACATTGAAAAGTGCGGCACGGTCATCTGTGTCGGCGGCGGAACCGGAATTGCCGCAATGCACCATATTGCAAAAGGACATCACAGAGCCGGCAACCACGTTGTCGCCATCGTCGGAGCACGCAGCAAAGACCTGCTCCTGTTCTGTGATGAACTGGGTGGATTCTGTCCTGAACTTCTGATCGCAACAGACGATGGAAGCACCGGACATAAAGGATTCGTCACCGAGGTTCTCCGTGATCGTCTGGAAAAAGACAAAAACGTAACCGAAGTCGTCGCCATCGGGCCTGTGCCTATGATGGAAGCCGTCGCTAAAGTCACAAAACCTTTCGGAGTCAGGACAGTAGTAAGTCTTAACTCTATTATGGTTGACGGCGTAGGTATGTGTGGAGCCTGCCGCTGCAACGTAGGGGGAGAAACCCGCTTTGCATGTGTAGACGGCCCGGAATTCGACGGACACAAAGTAGATTTTAACGAACTTAGAATGCGGCTTGCCCAGTATAAAAACCAGGAAAACGAATCAATGGATTTGTTCAGGAGCGAGCATGGTAAATAA
- a CDS encoding sensor domain-containing diguanylate cyclase → MTIDKFDFDATLLTINFATRLLAMELDKDTLLDRILETFCDMGSCKDAAIMTYNSEGNLIVAAASLNHERTFPNEKVPMTKAMEEAAQSRSPVARPKCKDSFYPLPGDDCEACNGTCLCLPLVGSRDLVKGFVTLHRENDKPWSISELFQLGIISTVAAIAYENSELFRQTIKDSLTGLYMRRYLFIRLEEETQRVKRRGGDLSVIMVDIDHFKLINDSYGHAAGDEALKQVANVLLQNSRRGADIVCRYGGEEFAVLMPGSKKEDAMVVAERMRAGCEEAKLLTSGGEFKITLSAGVANLDECDLISGDTMMRIADKRLYAAKKSGRNRVIFEG, encoded by the coding sequence ATGACTATAGATAAATTCGACTTTGATGCAACCTTGCTGACCATAAATTTTGCCACCCGGCTTTTGGCAATGGAACTAGACAAAGACACTCTTCTGGACCGCATTCTGGAAACATTCTGTGATATGGGTTCGTGCAAAGACGCCGCCATAATGACATATAATAGTGAAGGTAACCTGATAGTAGCGGCAGCTTCTCTTAATCATGAAAGAACTTTTCCTAACGAAAAAGTACCCATGACCAAAGCAATGGAAGAAGCCGCACAAAGCCGCTCCCCAGTCGCCAGACCAAAATGCAAAGACTCATTTTACCCACTGCCCGGTGACGACTGCGAAGCATGTAACGGAACATGTCTATGTCTTCCACTAGTCGGGTCACGTGACCTTGTTAAAGGTTTTGTCACGCTGCATCGCGAAAATGACAAACCATGGTCAATATCAGAACTGTTTCAGCTCGGCATAATTTCAACAGTTGCCGCCATAGCATACGAGAACTCTGAACTTTTCAGGCAGACAATAAAAGACAGCCTCACAGGTTTATACATGCGCCGTTACCTCTTCATAAGACTCGAAGAGGAAACCCAAAGAGTTAAACGCAGAGGCGGAGATCTTTCCGTAATAATGGTGGATATTGATCATTTCAAACTTATCAATGATTCTTACGGACATGCCGCAGGTGATGAAGCTTTGAAACAAGTTGCCAATGTTCTGCTCCAGAATTCCAGACGAGGCGCAGATATCGTATGCAGATACGGCGGTGAAGAATTTGCAGTACTTATGCCCGGCTCCAAAAAAGAAGATGCCATGGTAGTGGCGGAACGCATGCGGGCAGGATGCGAGGAGGCTAAACTACTAACTTCCGGCGGTGAATTTAAAATTACCTTGAGCGCCGGAGTAGCCAACTTGGACGAGTGTGATTTGATTTCCGGTGACACTATGATGCGGATTGCGGATAAACGGTTGTATGCGGCTAAGAAATCCGGACGAAACCGAGTTATTTTTGAGGGGTAA
- a CDS encoding cobyric acid synthase gives MQASQDHITTLAEQEKKYAHGGNIKKLAARAGCPSSELLDFSANINPLGPPPWLQQVIVNALDEVDRYPDPESAELTLAACQKHSVWPTECIAGNGASELISAITRLGGFKRAVIPVPCYVDYERSCLVAGLKTEQIPLDPQNGFAPDFDTLSSFLSASPALVFLAQPNNPTGTAFDPEDLKKIARAHPDSRFIVDESFADFIPNLERLTGKRPPNVITLLSLTKFYAIPGLRLGLAFASPDIIMELKNILPCWSVNLFAQKVGVRCILDEDYARKTIETTTRLREELVQGIAKIPGIRTLPAQANFMLCQVQRVGMDATGLIKHLLKNNIAVRHCDNFDGLDSTYFRIAVRTAEENNKFIDGLRSFTGMEVASSPKPKKTPALMIQGTCSNAGKSIITAAFCRIFLQDGYKVAPFKAQNMSLNSYVTDEGLEMGRAQVTQAAACKQTPDVRMNPVLIKPNSDTGSQIIVMGKPVGNMKVLDYVKYKPTAFEAVKNAYDSLSTDRDIMVIEGAGSPAEINLKQHDIVNMAMADYAEAKVIITGDIDRGGVFASLAGTMDLIDAHERKMVCGFLLNKFRGDASLLTPALDFTLDRTGKPVLGVIPHIDHLGLPDEDSVSFKQDLSKSGSKGKRSDCVDIVCIDLPRISNFTDLDALKGEPDVNLRIVDNPKDIGTPDAIIIPGSKSTLSDLAHIRESGLAQAVLDLKGKSAIIGICGGLQMLGQYVNDPDGIESQDGTAEGLGLLPLQTTLAQEKTLTRTSGTHGLSKMDVSGYEIHHGKTEPLMPTVRAMIVPKGSTGAVPISRVLGFGLKSGMIWGTYLHGIFDADGFRRWFIDSLRDKKGLPKLETIQTTFGMEDELDRLAKIVRENVDMKAVYNALGM, from the coding sequence ATGCAGGCTTCACAGGATCACATTACAACTCTCGCAGAACAAGAAAAGAAATACGCTCATGGCGGCAACATCAAAAAACTTGCTGCACGGGCAGGATGTCCTTCGTCCGAACTTCTTGATTTTTCCGCAAATATAAATCCTCTAGGCCCACCGCCATGGTTGCAGCAGGTCATAGTCAACGCCCTTGATGAGGTAGACCGCTACCCTGATCCAGAAAGCGCAGAACTGACTCTTGCCGCCTGTCAAAAGCATTCCGTATGGCCCACCGAATGTATCGCCGGAAACGGAGCTTCCGAACTGATCAGCGCCATTACCCGCCTAGGTGGATTCAAACGCGCTGTCATTCCTGTTCCCTGCTATGTAGATTATGAGCGTTCCTGCTTAGTCGCCGGTCTTAAAACCGAACAGATTCCGCTTGATCCGCAAAATGGATTTGCGCCCGATTTCGATACTCTTTCATCCTTCCTTTCTGCATCCCCTGCGCTGGTATTTCTGGCGCAGCCCAATAATCCGACAGGCACGGCCTTTGATCCTGAAGATCTAAAAAAAATTGCACGCGCGCACCCTGATTCTCGCTTTATTGTTGACGAATCCTTCGCCGACTTTATTCCGAACCTCGAAAGACTCACGGGCAAACGGCCACCCAATGTCATTACACTTTTATCGCTGACTAAATTTTACGCCATTCCGGGACTGCGGCTCGGCCTTGCATTTGCTTCGCCGGACATCATCATGGAACTGAAAAACATCCTGCCATGCTGGTCCGTAAACCTGTTCGCTCAGAAAGTTGGGGTGAGATGTATACTAGATGAGGACTATGCTCGCAAAACGATCGAAACAACCACTCGTCTGCGTGAAGAATTAGTTCAAGGTATCGCGAAAATACCGGGAATACGGACCTTGCCTGCTCAGGCAAACTTCATGCTCTGTCAGGTTCAACGCGTCGGCATGGATGCAACAGGACTCATTAAACATCTTCTGAAAAATAACATTGCCGTGCGCCACTGCGACAATTTCGACGGACTCGATTCAACATATTTCCGTATAGCGGTCAGGACAGCAGAGGAAAACAACAAATTTATCGACGGTTTGCGCTCCTTTACAGGCATGGAAGTAGCATCCTCGCCCAAACCGAAAAAGACACCGGCTCTGATGATTCAAGGCACCTGCTCCAATGCGGGAAAATCCATTATTACGGCTGCATTTTGCAGAATTTTTCTACAGGACGGCTACAAAGTCGCACCTTTTAAAGCTCAAAACATGTCTCTCAATTCCTACGTCACTGACGAAGGGTTAGAAATGGGACGCGCGCAGGTGACACAGGCAGCGGCATGTAAACAGACTCCCGATGTCCGTATGAATCCTGTCCTAATCAAACCAAACAGCGACACAGGTTCACAAATTATTGTCATGGGTAAACCTGTCGGAAACATGAAAGTTCTGGACTACGTAAAGTACAAACCCACAGCTTTTGAAGCGGTTAAAAATGCTTACGATTCCTTAAGCACGGACCGCGACATCATGGTTATTGAAGGCGCCGGAAGCCCTGCAGAAATCAATCTCAAACAGCACGATATCGTAAATATGGCTATGGCGGATTATGCCGAAGCCAAGGTTATCATTACCGGCGACATTGATCGGGGCGGAGTGTTTGCCTCACTTGCCGGGACCATGGATTTAATCGATGCTCATGAACGCAAGATGGTTTGCGGGTTCCTGCTCAACAAATTCAGAGGAGATGCTTCACTACTCACTCCTGCACTGGATTTCACTCTCGACCGGACCGGAAAACCCGTGCTCGGAGTTATCCCGCACATTGATCATTTAGGATTGCCTGATGAAGACTCCGTTTCATTCAAACAGGATCTGAGTAAATCCGGCAGTAAAGGAAAACGTAGCGACTGCGTTGATATCGTCTGTATAGACCTGCCACGCATCTCAAATTTCACGGACCTCGACGCGCTGAAAGGCGAGCCGGATGTAAACTTGCGAATAGTAGACAACCCCAAAGACATCGGCACCCCCGATGCGATCATTATTCCCGGAAGCAAAAGCACCCTCTCGGATCTCGCACATATTCGGGAAAGCGGACTGGCGCAGGCTGTCTTAGATCTCAAAGGCAAATCCGCAATCATAGGCATTTGCGGAGGACTTCAAATGCTGGGCCAATACGTCAACGACCCGGATGGAATAGAATCGCAGGACGGAACAGCGGAAGGTTTAGGGCTGTTACCCCTCCAAACCACTCTGGCACAGGAAAAGACTCTGACCCGCACAAGCGGAACTCACGGGTTGAGCAAAATGGATGTCAGCGGATATGAAATCCATCACGGCAAAACCGAACCGCTAATGCCCACAGTGCGCGCCATGATCGTTCCAAAAGGGTCGACCGGGGCAGTACCTATCTCTAGAGTCTTAGGATTCGGATTAAAATCAGGAATGATATGGGGAACCTACCTGCACGGTATTTTCGATGCAGACGGATTCAGACGCTGGTTTATCGATTCACTACGCGATAAAAAAGGACTGCCCAAGCTTGAAACAATCCAAACCACCTTCGGAATGGAAGACGAATTGGACAGGTTAGCTAAAATCGTGCGGGAGAATGTTGATATGAAGGCTGTCTATAACGCGCTTGGAATGTAG
- the gltA gene encoding NADPH-dependent glutamate synthase has protein sequence MVNKKKFNPIRTPMPEQPANVRNKNFKEVALGYTREQAIEEASRCIQCKVPLCQKGCPVEIDIKSFIGHLAAGDIPSAYKVLKQTNALPAVCGRVCPQETQCEGSCILGKKHEPVAIGRLERFVADTFDSDSACEMITGDTACSLPNEHVKVACIGSGPSSLTVAGYLAARGVPVTVYEALHEIGGVLVYGIPEFRLPKAVVAREVGALWAKGVTFLPNWVGGKTITIQDLIDDGFDAVFIGVGAGLPWFLNIPGENLVGVYSSNEYLTRINLGRAYDFPNYDTPAPRPRNVAVVGGGNVAMDAARTALRLGAENVYITYRRTQDEMPARLEELHHAIEEGVQLELLTSPIAINGDENSHVKSMTLQVMELGEPDDSGRRRPVAVEGKTRDLEVDMVILAVGTGANPVLLEATPGLNLSKWGYIEANPETGETSIPNVFAGGDIVGGSATVISAMGAGRKAAKTIAERLKVEF, from the coding sequence ATGGTAAATAAAAAAAAGTTCAATCCGATCCGTACCCCAATGCCGGAACAGCCCGCGAATGTGCGTAACAAAAACTTCAAAGAAGTCGCGCTGGGTTACACCCGCGAACAGGCTATCGAAGAAGCAAGCCGCTGCATCCAGTGTAAAGTACCTCTTTGCCAGAAAGGCTGTCCTGTTGAAATCGACATCAAAAGCTTCATTGGGCATCTGGCCGCGGGGGATATTCCTTCCGCATATAAAGTACTCAAGCAGACCAATGCCCTGCCGGCAGTCTGCGGACGAGTCTGTCCTCAGGAAACTCAGTGCGAAGGTTCCTGTATTCTCGGCAAAAAACATGAACCTGTCGCAATCGGCCGCCTCGAAAGATTTGTTGCCGACACTTTCGACAGTGACTCCGCATGTGAAATGATCACCGGTGACACCGCATGTAGTCTGCCGAATGAACATGTTAAAGTTGCATGTATCGGTTCAGGGCCTTCCAGTCTTACCGTTGCCGGTTACCTCGCTGCTCGCGGTGTACCTGTAACAGTATATGAAGCTTTGCACGAAATCGGTGGAGTTCTTGTTTATGGAATTCCCGAATTCAGGCTCCCGAAAGCTGTTGTTGCCCGCGAAGTCGGAGCACTCTGGGCCAAGGGCGTAACCTTCCTTCCCAACTGGGTCGGCGGCAAAACCATTACTATTCAAGACCTTATTGATGACGGCTTCGATGCTGTCTTCATCGGTGTCGGAGCGGGCCTCCCCTGGTTCCTCAACATTCCCGGTGAAAACCTCGTCGGCGTTTACTCTTCTAACGAGTACCTGACCCGCATCAACTTAGGCCGCGCATACGACTTCCCGAACTACGACACACCTGCTCCAAGACCGCGCAATGTTGCAGTCGTCGGCGGCGGAAACGTTGCTATGGACGCAGCCCGCACAGCCCTCAGGTTAGGCGCGGAAAATGTATACATTACCTATCGTCGTACTCAGGATGAAATGCCTGCCAGACTCGAAGAACTTCATCACGCAATTGAAGAAGGTGTTCAGCTTGAGCTGCTCACATCTCCTATAGCCATAAACGGTGATGAAAATTCACACGTGAAGTCCATGACCTTACAGGTAATGGAACTCGGTGAGCCTGACGATTCCGGTCGCCGCAGACCTGTAGCGGTTGAAGGCAAGACCAGAGATCTCGAAGTCGACATGGTTATCCTTGCAGTCGGAACCGGAGCCAACCCAGTGCTTCTCGAAGCAACTCCGGGCCTCAATCTCAGCAAATGGGGCTACATTGAAGCTAATCCTGAAACAGGTGAAACTTCTATTCCCAACGTTTTTGCCGGCGGCGACATCGTCGGAGGTTCAGCAACTGTAATCTCCGCCATGGGCGCAGGTAGAAAAGCGGCTAAAACAATTGCCGAACGATTAAAAGTTGAGTTCTAG